One Staphylococcus simiae genomic region harbors:
- the aroB gene encoding 3-dehydroquinate synthase: MKLQTTYPTNNYPIIVEHGAIQQLNRFVANYDQTFILVDEHVNQLFADKLNDLSKLQHIHKVIIPAGEQTKTFKQFEETLEFILSHSITRNTAIVAIGGGATGDFAGYVAASLLRGVAFIQVPTTILAHDSSVGGKVGINSKQGKNLIGAFYRPTAVIYDLNFLQTLPYEEVLSGYAEVYKHALLNGQQATLQIEQHFDSQQSLSQLAGIDQFIINGIKTKLNIVVSDEKEHGVRKHLNLGHTFGHAVEYQHKIPHGHAVMIGIIYQFIVANQLFDSGHDIKHYIDYFLALGYPLTMIKDFDFETLYQYMLRDKKNDVQGVQMVLIKQFNDIAVQHVEESVIHDAFCELQSYFK; encoded by the coding sequence ATGAAATTACAAACAACGTATCCTACAAACAATTATCCAATCATTGTAGAACATGGTGCTATTCAACAGTTAAATCGTTTTGTGGCTAATTATGATCAAACATTTATCTTAGTAGATGAACACGTCAATCAACTTTTTGCTGATAAATTAAATGATTTATCAAAGTTACAGCATATTCATAAAGTAATTATCCCAGCAGGAGAACAAACAAAAACATTTAAACAGTTTGAAGAGACACTAGAATTTATTTTATCCCACAGTATTACGAGAAATACTGCGATTGTTGCAATTGGTGGAGGTGCTACAGGTGATTTTGCTGGGTATGTAGCTGCTTCTTTACTTCGTGGGGTTGCTTTTATTCAAGTGCCAACAACAATACTTGCACATGATTCAAGCGTAGGTGGCAAAGTTGGAATCAACTCTAAACAAGGTAAGAACTTAATTGGCGCCTTCTATAGACCCACAGCAGTTATATATGATTTAAACTTTTTACAAACTTTACCATATGAAGAAGTGTTGAGTGGTTATGCCGAAGTATATAAACATGCACTTCTAAATGGTCAACAAGCTACATTACAAATTGAACAACATTTTGATTCACAACAGTCATTATCACAGTTAGCTGGGATAGATCAATTTATAATAAATGGTATTAAAACGAAGCTAAATATCGTAGTGTCAGATGAAAAAGAACATGGTGTACGTAAACATTTAAATTTAGGACATACGTTTGGTCACGCAGTAGAGTACCAACATAAAATTCCGCATGGCCATGCAGTGATGATTGGAATAATTTATCAATTCATTGTTGCGAATCAGTTATTTGATTCTGGTCATGATATTAAACATTATATTGATTATTTCTTAGCGTTAGGTTATCCATTAACAATGATAAAAGATTTTGATTTTGAAACGTTATATCAATATATGTTACGAGATAAAAAGAATGATGTCCAAGGCGTGCAAATGGTACTTATTAAACAATTTAATGATATAGCTGTGCAACATGTTGAAGAATCAGTTATACATGATGCATTTTGCGAATTGCAATCTTATTTTAAGTAG
- the aroC gene encoding chorismate synthase, with protein MRYLTSGESHGPQLTVIIEGVPANLAIKAEDINKEMFKRQGGYGRGRRMQIEKDTVEIVSGVRNGYTLGSPITMVVTNDDFSHWRKIMGVAPISDEEREAMKRTITKPRPGHADLIGGMKYNHRDLRNVLERSSARETAARVAVGALCKLMLEQLNIDVYSRVVEIGGIKDKDFYDSETFKAHLDQNDVRVIDDTIAQSIRDKIDQAKKDGDSIGGVVQVVVDNMPVGVGSYVHYDRKLDGRIAQGVVSINAFKGVSFGEGFKAAEKPGSEIQDEILYNSEIGYYRGSNHLGGFEGGMSNGMPIIVNGVMKPIPTLYKPLNSVDINTKEDFKATIERSDSCAVPAASIVCEHVVAFEIAKALLEEFQSNHMDQLQQQIKERRQLNIEF; from the coding sequence ATGAGATATCTGACTTCAGGTGAATCACATGGACCGCAATTAACAGTAATTATAGAAGGTGTTCCAGCTAATCTTGCTATTAAGGCTGAGGATATTAATAAAGAAATGTTTAAAAGACAAGGTGGCTATGGTCGAGGTAGACGTATGCAAATTGAGAAAGATACGGTTGAAATTGTCTCAGGTGTAAGAAATGGTTATACACTTGGTAGCCCAATTACTATGGTAGTAACTAATGATGACTTTTCACATTGGAGAAAAATCATGGGTGTTGCACCGATTAGTGACGAAGAACGTGAAGCGATGAAACGAACAATTACTAAACCACGCCCAGGACATGCAGATTTAATCGGAGGAATGAAATATAATCATCGCGATTTAAGAAATGTATTAGAACGTTCATCTGCAAGAGAAACAGCTGCCAGAGTAGCAGTTGGTGCTTTATGTAAATTAATGTTAGAACAACTTAATATTGATGTATATAGCCGTGTAGTTGAAATTGGTGGTATTAAAGATAAAGACTTTTATGATAGTGAAACTTTTAAAGCACATTTAGATCAAAATGATGTACGTGTTATTGATGACACTATTGCACAATCAATTAGAGATAAAATTGATCAAGCTAAAAAAGATGGTGATTCAATCGGTGGTGTTGTACAAGTAGTCGTTGATAATATGCCTGTTGGCGTAGGTAGTTATGTACATTATGACCGTAAACTAGATGGCAGAATTGCACAAGGTGTCGTTAGTATTAATGCTTTTAAAGGAGTTAGCTTTGGAGAAGGTTTTAAAGCTGCTGAAAAACCAGGTAGTGAAATTCAAGATGAAATCTTGTATAACAGTGAAATAGGTTATTATAGAGGGTCAAACCACTTAGGTGGCTTTGAAGGTGGTATGTCTAATGGTATGCCTATTATTGTTAATGGCGTAATGAAACCAATACCTACACTTTATAAACCACTAAATTCTGTAGACATTAATACTAAAGAAGACTTTAAAGCAACAATTGAACGTTCTGATAGTTGTGCGGTTCCAGCTGCAAGTATCGTTTGTGAACATGTCGTAGCCTTTGAAATTGCTAAAGCATTGTTAGAAGAATTTCAATCAAATCACATGGATCAACTACAACAACAAATCAAAGAACGCAGACAATTAAATATAGAATTTTAA
- the ndk gene encoding nucleoside-diphosphate kinase translates to MERTFLMIKPDAVQRNMIGEVLSRIERKGLKLVGGKLMQVPMSLAETHYGEHKSKPFYNDLVSFITSAPVFAMVVEGEDAVAVSRHIIGSTNPSEAAPGSIRGDFGLTVGRNIIHGSDSVESAQREISLWFNEEEITSYDSPRDTWLYE, encoded by the coding sequence GTGGAACGAACATTTTTAATGATTAAACCAGATGCAGTACAACGAAACATGATTGGTGAAGTGTTATCTAGAATTGAACGAAAAGGACTTAAATTAGTTGGTGGTAAATTAATGCAAGTACCTATGTCATTGGCAGAAACGCATTATGGCGAACATAAAAGTAAGCCGTTTTATAATGATTTAGTTTCTTTTATAACATCAGCACCAGTATTTGCAATGGTAGTTGAAGGGGAAGATGCTGTCGCAGTGTCTCGACATATTATTGGTAGTACTAATCCTTCCGAAGCGGCTCCGGGTTCAATTAGAGGAGATTTTGGATTAACAGTAGGTAGAAATATTATTCATGGTTCTGATTCAGTTGAATCGGCTCAACGAGAAATTAGTTTATGGTTTAACGAAGAAGAAATCACTAGTTACGATTCACCAAGAGATACTTGGTTATATGAATAA
- a CDS encoding polyprenyl synthetase family protein gives MAKLNMNSEIKKVEKRLEAAIKSKDHVLQQSSLHLLSSGGKRVRPAFVILSSQFGKDQETSEETYQVAVALELIHMATLVHDDVIDKSDKRRGKLTISKKWDQTTAILTGNFLLALGLEHLMAVKDNRVHQLISQSIVNVCRGELFQFQDQFNHHQTITNYLRRINRKTALLIQLSTEVGAITSQADVETVRKLKLIGHYIGMSYQIIDDVLDFTSTEKKLGKPVGSDLMNGHITLPVLLEMRKNNAFKEKIEQLTPTSDVNQFEDCVQIIRQSDSINEAKEVSSKYLTKALNLIEELPDSQGKSLLKSLTKKMGSRNT, from the coding sequence GTGGCAAAGTTAAACATGAATAGTGAAATAAAAAAAGTAGAAAAACGTCTTGAAGCGGCAATTAAAAGTAAAGACCACGTTTTACAACAATCTTCTTTACATTTGTTATCATCTGGTGGTAAACGTGTGAGACCTGCATTTGTGATATTGAGTAGTCAATTTGGTAAAGATCAAGAAACATCTGAAGAAACGTATCAAGTTGCTGTGGCCTTAGAATTAATTCATATGGCAACTTTAGTTCATGATGATGTCATCGATAAAAGTGATAAACGCCGTGGTAAATTAACTATCTCTAAAAAATGGGACCAAACAACAGCTATTTTAACAGGAAATTTTCTTTTAGCATTAGGTTTAGAACATTTAATGGCAGTTAAAGATAATCGTGTACATCAATTAATTTCACAATCTATCGTAAATGTTTGTCGCGGTGAGTTATTTCAATTCCAAGATCAATTTAATCACCATCAAACGATTACTAATTATTTAAGAAGAATTAATCGTAAGACAGCATTATTAATTCAATTATCAACAGAAGTTGGGGCGATAACGTCTCAAGCAGACGTAGAAACTGTGCGTAAATTGAAATTAATTGGTCATTACATTGGTATGAGTTATCAAATCATTGACGATGTACTTGATTTCACAAGTACGGAAAAGAAATTAGGTAAACCGGTCGGCAGTGACTTAATGAATGGTCATATTACATTACCAGTATTACTAGAGATGCGTAAAAATAATGCATTCAAAGAAAAAATTGAGCAATTAACGCCAACGAGTGATGTTAATCAATTTGAAGATTGCGTGCAAATTATTCGTCAATCTGACAGTATAAATGAAGCAAAAGAGGTAAGTAGTAAATACTTAACAAAAGCATTAAACTTAATTGAAGAACTTCCAGATTCACAAGGTAAATCTTTATTAAAATCATTAACTAAAAAAATGGGATCTAGAAATACTTAA
- a CDS encoding demethylmenaquinone methyltransferase — protein sequence MADNKANKEQVHRVFQNISNKYDRLNNIISFEQHKVWRKRVMKEMNVQKGASALDVCCGTADWTIALSKAVGPTGEVTGLDFSENMLAVGKEKTADMENVNLVHGDAMDLPFEDNSFDYVTIGFGLRNVPEYLVALKEMNRVLKPGGMVVCLETSQPTLPVFKQVYALYFKFVMPVFGKLFAKSKDEYEWLQQSTFNFPGKEQLKRMFEQAGFTNIKVRSFTGGVAAMHLGYKEKDTTKGD from the coding sequence ATGGCTGACAATAAAGCAAATAAAGAACAAGTACATCGCGTATTTCAAAATATTTCTAATAAATATGATCGATTAAACAATATCATTAGTTTTGAACAACACAAAGTGTGGAGAAAACGCGTCATGAAAGAAATGAATGTTCAAAAAGGTGCATCAGCATTAGATGTTTGCTGTGGTACTGCAGATTGGACTATTGCTTTAAGTAAAGCAGTTGGTCCCACTGGGGAAGTCACAGGACTAGATTTTAGTGAAAATATGTTGGCTGTAGGTAAAGAAAAAACAGCAGATATGGAAAATGTCAATTTAGTACACGGTGATGCCATGGACTTACCTTTTGAAGATAACTCATTCGATTATGTGACAATCGGTTTTGGTTTACGTAACGTACCTGAATACCTAGTTGCATTAAAAGAAATGAATCGTGTCTTGAAACCAGGAGGTATGGTAGTTTGTCTTGAGACTAGTCAACCTACTTTACCAGTTTTTAAACAAGTGTATGCACTATATTTTAAATTTGTGATGCCAGTTTTTGGTAAATTATTTGCTAAATCAAAAGATGAATATGAATGGTTACAGCAATCAACATTTAATTTTCCTGGTAAAGAACAATTAAAGAGAATGTTTGAGCAAGCCGGTTTTACAAATATAAAAGTTCGTAGCTTTACAGGTGGCGTTGCTGCAATGCACCTTGGCTATAAAGAAAAAGATACTACCAAAGGTGATTAA
- a CDS encoding heptaprenyl pyrophosphate synthase subunit A, with translation METTISKLDKQIEERLKGVNDYEPIRMNQRLGQLLDNYDIPDVAKLACLTIDTSMRHLDDVTYNQLSKHSILIGDLLSAHFYTLLAEIDDSNFQYKISKAIVEVNELKSSLHQQVLNREEIMQAIIKIETVFPYITISHFGIIEDETTIYNYLFEDMSDYYPSYFKEYKQSEVKEYLSTIQKSYLKSRGN, from the coding sequence ATGGAAACAACTATCAGCAAATTAGACAAGCAAATAGAAGAACGTTTGAAGGGTGTTAATGATTATGAACCAATACGTATGAATCAACGTTTAGGTCAATTATTAGATAACTATGACATCCCAGACGTTGCTAAATTGGCATGCCTCACAATTGACACTTCAATGAGACATCTTGACGATGTAACTTATAATCAACTATCTAAACATTCTATTTTGATAGGAGATTTACTTAGTGCCCATTTTTATACGCTATTGGCAGAAATAGACGACTCTAATTTTCAATATAAAATTAGTAAAGCTATAGTAGAAGTGAATGAATTAAAATCATCACTACATCAACAAGTATTAAATCGTGAAGAAATCATGCAAGCAATTATTAAGATAGAAACAGTATTTCCTTATATAACAATTAGCCATTTTGGTATTATTGAAGATGAAACAACAATCTATAACTATTTGTTTGAAGATATGTCAGATTACTATCCATCATACTTCAAAGAATATAAACAAAGTGAAGTTAAGGAATACTTAAGCACCATCCAAAAAAGTTATTTGAAAAGTAGAGGTAATTAA
- a CDS encoding HU family DNA-binding protein, with amino-acid sequence MNKTDLINAVAEQADLTKKEAGSAVDAVFESIQNSLAKGEKVQLIGFGNFEVRERAARKGRNPQTGKEIDIPASKVPAFKAGKALKDAVK; translated from the coding sequence ATGAACAAAACAGATTTAATCAATGCAGTAGCAGAACAAGCTGATTTAACTAAAAAAGAAGCTGGTTCAGCAGTAGACGCTGTATTCGAATCAATCCAAAACTCACTTGCTAAAGGTGAAAAAGTACAATTAATTGGTTTCGGTAACTTTGAGGTACGTGAGCGTGCTGCTCGTAAAGGTCGTAACCCTCAAACTGGTAAAGAAATTGATATCCCAGCAAGTAAAGTTCCAGCATTCAAAGCTGGTAAAGCATTAAAAGATGCTGTAAAATAA